One stretch of Corynebacterium auriscanis DNA includes these proteins:
- a CDS encoding succinate dehydrogenase cytochrome b subunit translates to MTVKYDDRDAIVHGKITTKPLREKAGVPTWAMKLTMAVTGVIFALFVLVHMLGNLKVYMGAESFNTYADFLREFGHPLLPHELFLWIARIVLLVSLVLHVWFAFALTSRSHRSRGRFKRKNMVSSFNTFTARTMPVTGLILLLFIIFHILDLTLGVKPAASGDFQGAVDGSHAAYQNLVASFERPVVAIFYILAMVILFLHLSHGIWTASSDLGITGHRWRQVMLWVSYLLPAIIMIGNISIPLAVMFGLVDQAPFVPMPGH, encoded by the coding sequence ATGACTGTTAAATATGACGACCGGGACGCAATCGTCCACGGAAAGATAACGACGAAGCCTCTGCGCGAGAAAGCAGGGGTCCCAACTTGGGCGATGAAGCTGACGATGGCCGTGACTGGCGTCATCTTCGCTCTCTTCGTCTTGGTCCACATGCTCGGAAACCTGAAGGTTTACATGGGGGCCGAATCCTTTAATACTTACGCCGATTTCCTGCGTGAATTCGGTCACCCACTCTTGCCACACGAGTTGTTCCTCTGGATTGCTCGTATCGTGCTGCTGGTCTCCCTGGTGCTGCACGTTTGGTTCGCGTTCGCGCTGACCTCGCGTTCTCACCGGTCCCGTGGCCGCTTCAAGCGCAAGAACATGGTGAGCAGCTTCAATACGTTCACCGCGCGCACGATGCCGGTAACGGGCCTGATCTTGCTGCTGTTTATCATCTTCCACATCCTGGACCTGACCTTGGGTGTGAAGCCTGCGGCGTCCGGTGACTTCCAGGGTGCGGTGGATGGCTCTCATGCGGCCTACCAGAACTTGGTCGCATCCTTCGAGCGTCCTGTGGTTGCCATCTTCTATATTTTGGCGATGGTCATCCTGTTCCTGCACCTGTCCCACGGTATCTGGACCGCATCTTCGGATTTGGGTATCACTGGGCACCGCTGGCGCCAGGTCATGTTGTGGGTTTCCTACCTGCTGCCCGCGATCATCATGATCGGCAACATCTCTATCCCATTGGCGGTCATGTTCGGTTTGGTTGATCAGGCTCCGTTCGTCCCCATGCCTGGGCATTAA
- a CDS encoding glycoside hydrolase family 65 protein: MGEKKDQQQLQEFLASQRTKTNIGPRRPIDGEDLAAKDFRLDWKHYKVEPRKKIDRENNPVDEWAWIETHPNRMDLGVSETLFALSNGYMGLRGNPDEGRDSAHHGTFINGVHETWDIQHAENAYGLARHGQGIISVPDAKAMRLYIDDEPFRLGNAEVTEYKRSLDFREGVLRRELVWRTPGGKHIRVTSERMVSFQERHLAIMSLEVELLDDDAAVVISSQLLNRQDGEDEFPDSNAKFDEAEFDPRRGEQFQERVLLPKYQMSSEPERATLGYQVNHSGMTVAASMDHELDVQSPAEETSDVDAGAGLGTGVEISTEVKEDVARVTYHVNGRKGMKLRLEKFVSYHSSRHVSPEELAFRCARTINRAKSVGFENLVLNQREWLDRFWDRSDVKIGGQPELQQAVRWNIFQLIQASARAETSGVPAKGMTGSGYGGHYFWDTEIYVLPFLSYTNPTFARNALRFRCDMLPAAKQRALELSHDGVLFPWRTINGQESSAYYAAGTAQYHIDADIAFALMKYVYATGDVDFLLEQGVHILVGTARFWISIGFFNSGSKRFEIHSVTGPDEYTTVVNNNLYTNVMARYNLRVAAGVLRQMAEERPKEYKALMADEDLSDDEIALWERAAEEMLIPFNEELGVNPQDDSFLLREVWNLDDPNGEPKRPLLLHYHPLTIYRYQVVKQADVVLALFLQGQAFPSDIKRANYEYYDRLTTGDSTLSAVVQSIVAAELGLKDTADHFFQRGLFVDLADMHHNTSDGVHIASCGGVWTALTFGFGGLRDYYGQFSISPRLPEEWEYLTYQITLHGQQIQVTVREDEVELAVVDGDHKIGPLWVMGEEVIVGREPVIVKGDTLLTDESDREAWGDHARAHRRANHEDARAQIAVPGFAGNGLKDSNERSEVSAEQPGQQPEG, from the coding sequence ATGGGTGAGAAGAAGGACCAGCAGCAACTTCAGGAGTTTCTCGCTTCGCAGCGAACGAAAACCAACATTGGTCCTCGGCGCCCTATTGATGGGGAGGATCTGGCGGCTAAAGACTTCCGGCTGGACTGGAAGCACTACAAAGTAGAGCCCCGGAAGAAGATCGACCGCGAGAACAACCCAGTTGATGAATGGGCGTGGATCGAGACCCACCCGAACCGCATGGACTTGGGGGTTTCCGAGACCCTGTTCGCACTGTCCAACGGGTACATGGGCCTGCGCGGCAATCCCGATGAAGGGCGCGATTCAGCCCACCACGGCACGTTCATAAATGGTGTGCACGAGACATGGGATATCCAGCACGCTGAGAACGCATACGGTCTGGCACGCCACGGGCAAGGCATTATCTCCGTCCCCGATGCCAAGGCAATGCGCCTCTACATTGACGACGAGCCATTCCGATTGGGGAATGCTGAAGTCACGGAATACAAGCGCAGCCTCGATTTCCGTGAAGGCGTGCTGCGCCGCGAGTTGGTATGGCGCACGCCCGGTGGAAAGCACATTCGCGTGACCAGCGAGCGCATGGTGAGCTTCCAGGAGCGCCACTTGGCAATCATGTCGCTGGAAGTGGAGCTGCTGGATGACGATGCGGCCGTGGTGATTAGTTCTCAGCTACTCAACCGCCAAGACGGGGAGGATGAATTCCCCGACAGCAACGCCAAGTTCGATGAAGCGGAATTTGATCCGCGACGTGGGGAGCAGTTCCAAGAGCGCGTGCTGTTGCCGAAGTATCAGATGTCCTCCGAGCCAGAACGTGCGACGTTGGGTTATCAAGTGAACCACTCCGGGATGACCGTGGCGGCCTCCATGGACCATGAGCTAGACGTACAGAGCCCAGCGGAGGAAACCAGCGACGTGGATGCTGGTGCGGGGCTAGGCACTGGTGTGGAGATCTCGACTGAGGTGAAGGAGGACGTAGCCCGTGTGACTTATCACGTCAATGGTCGCAAGGGAATGAAACTGCGGTTGGAGAAGTTTGTTTCCTACCACTCCTCGCGCCATGTGTCCCCCGAGGAGCTGGCGTTCCGCTGCGCGCGCACGATCAACCGCGCGAAGTCCGTGGGGTTTGAGAACCTAGTGCTCAACCAGCGCGAATGGCTGGATCGTTTCTGGGATCGCTCCGATGTGAAGATCGGTGGTCAACCGGAGCTGCAGCAGGCGGTGCGGTGGAACATTTTCCAACTGATTCAGGCCTCTGCGCGTGCAGAGACCAGCGGTGTGCCTGCCAAGGGAATGACCGGCAGTGGTTACGGTGGGCACTATTTCTGGGATACCGAGATTTACGTTCTTCCGTTTCTGTCCTATACCAACCCCACGTTTGCGCGTAATGCGCTGCGGTTCCGTTGCGACATGCTGCCCGCGGCCAAGCAACGCGCGTTGGAATTGTCCCACGATGGTGTGCTGTTCCCGTGGCGAACCATCAATGGCCAAGAATCGTCCGCGTACTATGCTGCCGGCACCGCGCAGTATCACATCGATGCTGATATCGCCTTCGCCTTGATGAAGTACGTCTACGCCACCGGTGACGTGGACTTCCTGCTGGAACAAGGTGTGCACATTTTGGTGGGAACGGCCCGATTCTGGATCTCCATCGGGTTCTTCAACAGTGGCAGCAAACGTTTCGAGATTCACTCGGTGACTGGGCCCGATGAATACACCACCGTGGTGAACAACAACCTGTACACCAACGTGATGGCGCGCTATAACTTGCGTGTCGCTGCCGGTGTGTTGCGACAGATGGCTGAGGAGCGCCCGAAGGAATACAAGGCGCTGATGGCAGACGAGGACCTCTCGGATGACGAGATTGCGCTGTGGGAGCGGGCGGCCGAAGAAATGCTTATCCCGTTCAACGAGGAATTAGGGGTTAACCCGCAGGATGATTCCTTCCTGCTGCGCGAAGTATGGAACTTGGACGACCCCAACGGTGAGCCCAAGCGTCCGCTCCTGCTGCACTACCACCCGCTGACGATCTACCGATACCAAGTTGTGAAGCAGGCCGATGTGGTGCTGGCGCTGTTCCTCCAAGGGCAGGCCTTCCCCAGTGACATCAAGCGCGCCAATTACGAATACTATGACCGTTTAACTACGGGTGATTCCACCCTCAGCGCAGTTGTGCAATCCATCGTGGCTGCGGAACTGGGTTTGAAGGACACCGCTGACCACTTCTTTCAGCGGGGTTTGTTCGTGGATCTTGCCGATATGCATCACAACACATCTGACGGTGTGCACATTGCCTCGTGCGGTGGAGTGTGGACGGCCTTGACATTCGGATTTGGTGGGTTGCGCGATTACTACGGCCAGTTCTCCATTAGCCCCCGCCTGCCGGAGGAGTGGGAATATCTCACCTACCAAATCACGCTCCACGGCCAGCAAATTCAAGTCACTGTGCGCGAAGACGAAGTAGAACTCGCTGTGGTTGATGGGGATCATAAGATCGGTCCACTGTGGGTCATGGGTGAAGAGGTTATCGTCGGTCGCGAACCCGTCATTGTGAAGGGGGATACGCTCCTCACTGATGAATCAGATCGGGAAGCGTGGGGCGATCATGCGCGCGCACACCGTCGCGCGAACCACGAAGATGCCCGTGCTCAAATCGCCGTGCCCGGTTTTGCCGGGAATGGTCTTAAAGATTCAAACGAGCGCAGTGAAGTGAGTGCGGAGCAACCGGGGCAGCAACCGGAGGGGTAG
- a CDS encoding HAD family hydrolase, whose translation MTNNPRPLFDYQAILFDLDGVITPTAELHRQAWRRMFSAFLNERGAEAYTEQDYFDYLDGRRRDEGVAALLASRGISVPEGQMDDAATVDSIHGLGRRKNEDFLQLVEEGVEPYPGSVELLDALAAAEADGQPVPRIGIVSSSKNAKQVLESAGLLDRFEIVVDGNVASDEGLKGKPAPDTYLRGAELLESEAENAVVVEDATSGVQSGRAGNFGLVVGVDRGAGGEALKAAGADVVVADLADLLPR comes from the coding sequence ATGACCAACAATCCACGGCCCCTGTTCGACTACCAAGCAATCCTCTTTGACCTCGACGGAGTTATCACCCCGACCGCTGAATTGCACCGCCAGGCGTGGCGCCGCATGTTCTCGGCATTCCTTAACGAGCGTGGGGCTGAGGCTTATACGGAACAAGACTATTTCGACTACCTCGATGGCCGCCGCCGTGACGAAGGGGTCGCTGCTTTGTTGGCCAGTCGCGGTATTTCGGTGCCCGAGGGGCAGATGGACGACGCCGCCACGGTCGATTCCATTCACGGCCTCGGCAGGCGGAAAAACGAGGACTTCCTTCAGCTCGTGGAAGAGGGCGTGGAACCGTACCCAGGATCGGTCGAGTTGTTGGATGCTCTCGCTGCTGCGGAAGCCGATGGGCAGCCCGTGCCACGGATCGGAATCGTCAGTTCCTCCAAGAACGCCAAGCAGGTGCTCGAATCCGCTGGGCTCTTGGATCGATTTGAGATTGTGGTCGATGGGAATGTGGCGTCGGACGAAGGTTTAAAAGGCAAGCCAGCGCCGGATACCTACCTGCGAGGTGCCGAGCTACTGGAATCAGAGGCGGAAAACGCAGTTGTCGTGGAGGATGCGACGAGTGGTGTGCAATCCGGTCGCGCGGGAAACTTCGGCCTCGTGGTCGGTGTGGATCGGGGCGCAGGTGGGGAAGCACTCAAGGCAGCGGGCGCAGATGTGGTAGTTGCCGACCTGGCGGATCTGCTGCCACGTTAA
- a CDS encoding malate synthase G: MTIDQKTERISAGGLQVAKTLYDFVNGEVLPRVGKDSAEDQSKFWDGFGKIVEEFTPRNRELLAKRDELQEKLDQWYSSHAGEQNPEEYTAFLREIGYLVDAPADFKINTQNIDTEIAETAGPQLVVPVLNARFAINAANARWGSLYDALYGTNAISEEGGAEKGKGGYNKVRGDKVIAWSRDFLDRAVPLESGSHKDVTKYSVATGQFTAEIDGQEVHLREPDVYAGYAGDEANPSSILLRNNGLYIDIQIDPESPVGSTDKAGVKDIVLESAVSTIMDFEDSVAAVDAADKTLGYRNWFGLNTGELSEEVTKGDKTFTRRMNPDREYTARDGSTLRLHGRSLLFVRNVGHLMQNPAILDQNGQEIFEGIMDGVITSACAIPGLDKDNERGNSRTGSIYIVKPKQHGPEEVAYTNDLFAAIEDLLGLERYTLKVGVMDEERRTSANLDACIAAVKDRLAFINTGFLDRTGDEIHTSMVAGPMIRKGEMKQSKWMLAYEDKNVDAGLEHGLPGKAQIGKGMWAMTELMAEMLEQKIGQPKAGASTAWVPSPTGATLHATHYHEVDVFQVQEKLRTEGRRDTQGDLLTIPVAGAAKGEGNANWSEAEIKEELDNNCQSILGYVVRWVEQGVGCSKVPDIHDIDLMEDRATLRISSQLLANWLKHDVISEEQVIESLQRMAKKVDAQNAGDEAYRDMAADYDASVAFQAAKDLILKGQEQPSGYTEPILHARRREFKAKNGIV; the protein is encoded by the coding sequence ATGACCATTGACCAGAAGACAGAACGCATCTCTGCAGGCGGACTGCAGGTTGCCAAGACTCTCTACGACTTTGTCAACGGTGAGGTTCTGCCACGGGTCGGTAAGGATTCCGCCGAAGACCAGAGCAAGTTCTGGGATGGCTTCGGCAAAATCGTTGAAGAATTCACCCCTCGCAACCGTGAACTTCTTGCCAAGCGCGATGAGCTGCAGGAGAAGTTGGACCAGTGGTACTCCAGCCACGCTGGCGAGCAGAACCCCGAAGAGTACACCGCCTTCCTTAGAGAAATTGGCTACCTCGTAGACGCTCCTGCTGATTTCAAGATCAACACCCAGAACATCGATACCGAGATCGCCGAGACCGCGGGCCCGCAGCTGGTGGTTCCAGTTCTCAATGCTCGTTTCGCTATTAACGCTGCCAACGCTCGCTGGGGCTCTTTGTACGACGCCCTCTATGGAACCAACGCCATTTCAGAAGAGGGTGGCGCTGAAAAGGGCAAGGGTGGCTACAACAAGGTCCGCGGCGACAAGGTCATCGCTTGGTCCCGCGATTTCCTTGACCGCGCTGTGCCACTGGAATCCGGCTCTCACAAGGATGTCACCAAGTACTCCGTAGCAACCGGCCAGTTCACCGCGGAGATCGATGGCCAGGAAGTTCACCTGCGCGAGCCGGATGTGTACGCGGGTTACGCCGGTGACGAGGCCAACCCAAGCTCCATCCTGTTGCGCAACAACGGCCTGTACATCGACATTCAGATCGACCCAGAATCCCCAGTTGGTTCCACCGACAAGGCTGGTGTGAAGGACATCGTTCTCGAGTCGGCTGTTTCCACGATTATGGACTTCGAGGACTCTGTGGCTGCGGTTGATGCTGCGGACAAGACCCTCGGCTACCGCAACTGGTTCGGCCTGAACACCGGTGAACTATCCGAAGAGGTCACCAAGGGCGACAAGACTTTCACCCGTCGTATGAACCCAGACCGCGAGTACACTGCTCGTGACGGCTCCACCCTGCGCCTGCACGGTCGCTCCCTGCTGTTTGTCCGTAACGTGGGCCACCTCATGCAAAACCCAGCCATCCTGGATCAGAATGGCCAGGAAATCTTCGAGGGCATCATGGACGGTGTCATCACCTCGGCATGTGCGATCCCAGGTCTGGATAAAGACAACGAGCGCGGAAATTCCCGCACCGGCTCCATCTATATCGTGAAGCCAAAGCAACACGGCCCAGAAGAGGTTGCATACACCAACGACCTGTTCGCTGCGATCGAGGACCTGCTGGGTCTGGAGCGTTACACGCTGAAGGTCGGCGTCATGGATGAAGAGCGCCGCACTTCCGCCAACCTAGATGCCTGCATCGCCGCGGTGAAGGACCGCCTGGCCTTCATTAACACGGGCTTCCTCGACCGCACCGGTGATGAGATCCACACCTCCATGGTGGCCGGTCCAATGATCCGCAAGGGTGAGATGAAGCAGTCTAAGTGGATGCTCGCGTACGAGGATAAGAATGTCGATGCTGGTCTGGAGCACGGCCTGCCGGGCAAGGCTCAGATCGGTAAGGGCATGTGGGCCATGACTGAGCTGATGGCTGAGATGCTGGAGCAGAAGATCGGCCAGCCAAAGGCCGGCGCGTCCACCGCATGGGTTCCTTCCCCGACGGGCGCTACGCTGCACGCTACGCACTACCACGAGGTCGACGTCTTCCAGGTACAGGAGAAGCTGCGCACGGAAGGTCGCCGCGATACTCAGGGCGACCTGCTGACCATCCCTGTTGCTGGCGCGGCCAAGGGTGAAGGCAACGCAAACTGGAGCGAGGCTGAGATCAAGGAAGAGCTGGATAACAACTGCCAGTCCATCTTGGGCTACGTGGTTCGCTGGGTCGAGCAGGGCGTGGGTTGCTCCAAGGTTCCGGACATCCACGACATTGACCTGATGGAGGACCGTGCTACGCTGCGTATTTCTTCCCAGCTGCTGGCTAACTGGCTGAAGCACGATGTTATCAGTGAAGAGCAGGTCATCGAGTCCCTGCAGCGGATGGCTAAGAAGGTTGACGCGCAGAACGCTGGTGACGAGGCTTACCGCGATATGGCGGCAGACTACGATGCCTCCGTCGCGTTCCAGGCCGCTAAGGACCTGATCCTCAAGGGCCAGGAGCAGCCTTCCGGTTACACCGAGCCGATCTTGCACGCTCGCCGTCGCGAGTTCAAGGCTAAGAACGGCATTGTTTAA